The DNA segment TAATACTAGTATTCTTAGAAGACGAAGTTGGAGCAGATGAGTAAATGTAGTTGGTGGTGTTGTTAACTTCAGTGATCGGTGAGATGATTCTGTCGTTGTCAGTGTTGTTATTTTCTCCAGTATTCTTGAATGaaacattttctttaatatcaaatgGACTTTGTTGAGTGGGAAATAATACAGCAGTGTCGATTGTGTTTCTTCTTGAAGATAAGCCTGCTGATTCGGATAATGGTGATTCTGGATAATTGTTGTAGTAATCAGGATTCGGagaatttataaattttagCGTAGTTGGGCTTACTGAggtaatattatcattttcattcaaaaataatagtagTGAATCTAGTCTGAGATTCACGTTTTCTAGCAGATGATCTTGTGCTTTATAGTAAAAAtgatcattatttaaaaagcTTGAatcattgttattgttgttgttgttgttgttgttgttgttgtagTCTGCATTGTCTGCATTGTCATTACTAATTGCAAAGTTGttattgtttaaaaataaggacattgtaatatattttggGAAATCTATcgaatatattttttgaattgatGTATT comes from the Tetrapisispora phaffii CBS 4417 chromosome 1, complete genome genome and includes:
- the TPHA0A03910 gene encoding C2H2-type zinc finger protein (ancestral locus Anc_3.298), with amino-acid sequence MSLFLNNNNFAISNDNADNADYNNNNNNNNNNNNDSSFLNNDHFYYKAQDHLLENVNLRLDSLLLFLNENDNITSVSPTTLKFINSPNPDYYNNYPESPLSESAGLSSRRNTIDTAVLFPTQQSPFDIKENVSFKNTGENNNTDNDRIISPITEVNNTTNYIYSSAPTSSSKNTSINYTVSPNSIFSSPCEILSDTFDHSNGVTQNSEVSQQPSGTIKSSESNLELFKSWQKLNDQIKIKMNAIEDKEQPTGPLSRKRHYSTGCIDKIKYDCNICGKKFKRPSSLNTHMNIHTGQKPYRCPHISCSKAFNAKSNMLRHYKLHFKLNTGQYILPNGEISATKPTTKQLFGKH